The following are encoded in a window of Streptomyces sp. 11x1 genomic DNA:
- the secF gene encoding protein translocase subunit SecF gives MSKLGDLGARLHRGEVGYDFVGNRKLWYGLSILITITAIVGLAVRGLNMGIEFQGGAVFTTPKTSVSVAQAEEYATEASGHQAIVQKLGNDTLRIQISGVDTSKSDEIKETLADDLKMDAEKINADLVGPSWGDQIANKAWQGLGIFMVLVVIYLAIAFEWRMAIAAFVALVHDITITVGIYALVGFEVTPGTVIGLLTILGYSLYDTVVVFDSLKEQTKDITKQNRWTYAEIANRSINSTLVRSINTTVVALLPVAGLLFIGGGVLGAGMLNDISLSLFVGLAAGAYSSIFIATPLVADLKEREPQLKALKKRVLAKRAQAEHDAKTAADGPYDDEPADATPAVVGPRAQSGSRSRGRGGKRR, from the coding sequence ATGTCGAAGCTCGGTGACCTCGGAGCCCGACTCCACCGTGGCGAGGTCGGTTATGACTTCGTCGGCAACCGCAAGCTCTGGTACGGCCTCTCCATCCTGATCACCATCACGGCCATCGTCGGGCTCGCGGTCCGTGGCCTGAACATGGGTATCGAGTTCCAGGGCGGCGCCGTCTTCACGACGCCGAAGACGAGCGTCTCGGTCGCCCAGGCGGAGGAATACGCCACAGAGGCCTCCGGCCACCAGGCGATCGTCCAGAAGCTCGGCAACGACACCCTGCGCATCCAGATCTCCGGTGTGGACACCAGCAAGTCCGACGAGATCAAGGAAACGCTCGCCGACGACCTCAAGATGGACGCGGAGAAGATCAACGCCGATCTGGTCGGTCCCAGCTGGGGTGACCAGATCGCCAACAAGGCATGGCAGGGTCTCGGGATCTTCATGGTCCTCGTGGTGATCTACCTGGCGATCGCGTTCGAGTGGCGCATGGCCATCGCCGCGTTCGTCGCCCTGGTCCACGACATCACGATCACGGTCGGCATCTACGCCCTCGTCGGCTTCGAGGTGACGCCGGGCACGGTGATCGGTCTGCTGACCATTCTCGGTTATTCGCTCTACGACACAGTCGTCGTCTTCGACAGCCTCAAGGAGCAGACGAAGGACATCACCAAGCAGAACCGCTGGACGTACGCCGAGATCGCCAACCGCTCGATCAACAGCACCCTGGTGCGGTCGATCAACACCACGGTGGTGGCGCTGCTCCCGGTCGCCGGCCTTCTCTTCATCGGTGGCGGTGTCCTCGGCGCGGGCATGCTCAACGACATCTCGCTGTCGCTGTTCGTCGGCCTCGCGGCCGGTGCGTACTCGTCGATCTTCATCGCCACGCCGCTCGTCGCCGACCTCAAGGAGCGCGAGCCGCAGCTGAAGGCCCTCAAGAAGCGCGTCCTCGCCAAGCGGGCCCAGGCCGAGCACGACGCGAAGACGGCGGCCGACGGTCCCTACGACGACGAGCCGGCGGACGCGACCCCCGCGGTGGTCGGCCCGCGTGCCCAGTCCGGGAGCCGCAGTCGGGGCCGGGGCGGGAAGCGGCGATGA
- a CDS encoding adenine phosphoribosyltransferase: MTDIKELLLSRIRDVADYPEPGVMFKDITPLLADPAAFTALTDALAELTVRHGATKIVGLEARGFILGAPAAVRAGVGFIPVRKAGKLPGATLGQAYDLEYGSAEIEVHAEDLTAGDRVMVIDDVLATGGTAEASLQLIRRAGAQVAGVAVLMELSFLPGRQRLETALAGAPLEALITV, from the coding sequence ATGACCGACATCAAGGAGCTGCTGCTCAGCCGTATCCGTGACGTCGCGGACTACCCGGAGCCGGGCGTGATGTTCAAGGACATCACCCCGCTGCTGGCGGACCCGGCGGCGTTCACCGCGCTGACGGACGCGCTGGCCGAGCTGACCGTGCGGCACGGCGCCACGAAGATCGTCGGTCTGGAGGCCCGGGGCTTCATCCTGGGCGCCCCGGCCGCCGTCCGCGCCGGCGTCGGCTTCATCCCCGTACGCAAGGCGGGCAAGCTCCCCGGGGCCACGCTCGGCCAGGCCTACGACCTGGAGTACGGCTCCGCCGAGATCGAGGTGCACGCCGAGGACCTGACCGCGGGCGACCGCGTCATGGTCATAGACGACGTCCTCGCCACCGGCGGCACCGCCGAGGCCTCCCTCCAGCTGATCCGCCGCGCGGGCGCCCAGGTCGCCGGCGTCGCGGTCCTGATGGAGCTGTCGTTCCTCCCGGGCCGACAGCGCCTGGAGACGGCTCTGGCCGGGGCCCCGCTGGAGGCCCTGATCACCGTCTGA